In Melitaea cinxia chromosome 4, ilMelCinx1.1, whole genome shotgun sequence, a single genomic region encodes these proteins:
- the LOC123670502 gene encoding cubilin-like, with protein MTKLLHLVYVLFSCFILLNCEVYNDRPKIKVSDGDLIFEPAYDKNIYLKPNGPKSTIFFGDLDYKNLSNATRVSQDNLSFNDNTQTIATTSDVILRRIERLESLTATLTTNFNLNITRLTRRINTLNTRVISLLNNRRKNECLSHPCENGGTCLNLVNGYHCLCPSNWKGTNCDEDVNECRNFAGTDLGCQNGATCINTPGSYQCICKPGWYGIDCTRTAKNCSQGDFEMCGHGICLPVESGEGIKCLCNQGWTTNGNDVACLTDVNECESGQGVRCSVNPRVECINLPGSFRCGACPSGYEGDGFACYDIDECLTIPNGGCSTSPLVSCHNTIGSRICGSCPAGYQGNGVTCSWRGSCSFNRGGCHPSAQCIESSTLGGVTQCVCPFGMDGDGIGLHGCYISAVDNTTQRCENNPCGAHGHCHPFRKGYTCICYQGFSGAHCDEEINSCTNNPCHNGGTCRLDERVTRGFKCECTALYSGDLCQVHSQPCGGVLDYEEGSIIYPISNTTYSHNSRCAWVIHTSPDKVINVTFTKFNLEYHSDCRYDFVQIHDGRSSASQLIGRFCGNTFPKGGNIISSHNNLYFWFRSDQTVAKEGFALHWTSITPTCGGEINATTHGHIRSPGSPGSYPPNRDCCWHLSTSLGKRIQLHFFELDIEEHANCSFDFLAIYDGSRTEDPLISQYCNSSQPAPVQSAGSDMLIHFHSDGYGDGKGFQITYAPIEGIPGCGGFFTADKGEIISPSYNGAYLNNLLCEYKIKTNVETTIRIEFKSFNLERSFRCRYDYLKIYDGPSSESPLVGRFCGTNHPKTYTSTSNNLFIVFKSDHSSASGGFKITYESICFKTITGGSGIIKTPGYPLSYKKHIVCDYIISTTPGKAIVLTFQDFDIEDNRYYNCQYDHVEIRDGPSINSTQMGRYCGGSEFTPPTQTSSHNYMYIRFTSDVSVTGRGFYANYTTINTKCGGIHKENTGIINHPSETTTQYSNDQTCTWMLIAPEGMHIKLTWNRFELENMPSCNSDYVLIIEIDENNDNNTLGKYCGSTLPPALTTSSNRLMIKFVSDVSVHLNGFSLSYTFLDEKSHCGGLYVKTQGYLYSPGWPYTYDLNRDCTWVITVPYGQQIILNITDFDLERPLRNNCELGDYLTIRDGSSENSALIGTFCGYFKSKRIVTTANSAFIRFHSDFYLQGNGFKIEWDGTLRGCGGVLNSAYGSISSPNYPQDYNENAECFYRIVTSSGSKIKITFVELDLERTNDCTDDYVEIFDGRDSNAFSFGKHCFKSPKSEIIETSSNFAFIKFRSDIFIGGKGFLLNYVTICNNNISGSYGVIESPGYPNSYPLNMNCLWTINVPKGNKINVTFIKFDIFESFGSYRPFSPFRPWHLNRRNCETAYLQYKETSDKLFSKKLCGTSLPEPISTKSNSLQIQFASGNFYPHNGFRMEWVSYGCGSHIQKRFGTLSMDHVLNISDDLDCEWIIETPVGTAVSITFSDIYMTESKNCSIDAIEVFNGPNTASPLITKICHRDKSTTTVQASSNFLLVRLIKRSSLRNIYFDSRFSSLSDGCGNEINAPSGLIQSKNYPKDYENNLDCIWLISVPKGHRIDLNFISFDLYSIHDNDCGDFIKIYDNIDNFQSNYTLLLCPKTNKTQFLSENSSIKVQFQTNAYGSARGFKANFTMTCGAVIKVKSDGIISNSQFINHNNMNCTWVILAPDPSQKVKLTIQHMSLPKMADVITDRNCPSSYLRVLDGNDDKSPLIDEFCGRKVPPTIISRGSALTIILGSYTESIKGQFVAHYSVLTNACGGNLSSEEGSIASPNYPLSYPNNANCEWILSTSPGNRVYITFEKFDIDYSENCNEDYLEIRENDGGKLLAVYCGQDIPFNTTTGTKLYIKFYSNGRGTGQGFLLHYGFLHGNEITGLNNGEIASPLYPFPYEGEGEYSWRIITDVSTIISINVDHLQIHTHSDICSSKLILIDGYDDEGPILQELCGLLKEDNKIFRTTSNAIYLKLILDEENFGSLFHIQWAQSNKLVIDSSDKINCGLNKTKVILPINDFEFHSPNYPNEYSLNSNCIWILEVNPGRHLKLTIKDVTLEETPNCFADYISIFSSDQGEWRPIIENACRTEDLNKKVFTSRTAIKVQFKSDSSIVRKGFLANVRSICGGLLQEKSGEVEIGNYDFHDRFESKIRCNWTIKVRPGRTIQMKFIHFNITNDKECSSYVILRNGESAESPFLSNGKYCGYSHENKDQIISSSNVVSVSYVALNPLLHLKNKFQYFKLYYEEKNIECGLTSSLDADHTWEIISSPNYPSVPNPYTECIWIFTGPPGEILRIDFLERFDLEVSEQCTLESVEIRDGSSQLAPLKETICKELPGTIKTSSNSMFIKYSTQIAEPRNGFKANVSIDVCGGAIIAKSGEVLSPGYPHLTYLSPGTLCQWHIISLPKHVIQLNFRDLQLPESEKPCDTKITIEETIVANNTLELGKIKEFCENTIYDNTVPIETLTNKVIIKLYIGKPSQWIQVSESRGFRFTFNSSRPSCGGPITVSEGYLTTPGYPYETSLRYCQWTITVPDITRRVQLQLLDYDNSYDIGVYNDITFMSAIEGQRSDNSSSSSPTIFESTGNKLSFYIFRNKNKLTFRFKAKYTSDNPALCGGKLRDVQGELQSPNLDQAYVCEWNYDGASTSVDANIYKTLSVNVTVNSSAQNICRYRDSKLIINSNVVKGGPLFARNICGINTNVLLNLPEANMNIKALQYKRSRIIFDLHWKLNPCGGVIHAGPDSVNILKVPNSHNITIDCAWLIVTLIGVRIELKLEGHFNLVCSDEFLQINQGITQNSLKIGDYCKTKIQEQALSTSFRYTYVQYHSEPQSNTNIKLMVKTVSTQCGGHLTEYERVFTSPNYPRNYPDNQECVWEIYAGIGYRISLLFEGRFSIEDKTNCTKDSLIIFDWIENKYQEIARVCGRRTPTSFNSTSNRMKIIFRTDESINLDGFKARWVPICGGTLIAKSEEQFLYSPGYTNGYYPSLNCEYIIQSTSNRIQVKFLDFELEGSYPDCEYDNLTVITQSDYNYFYGLYCGKELPPPVNGNDKVEITFKTDLYGQRKGFKLSYSLYSCGGLVKQPTIITLSNSNTYIENTNCTWSIEGPLNKIVILKFFFIDIESSYECLNDNVAVYDGSKRDLNNRLALMCGHVNTTTVIKSTNNTVILQFISDSNMNYRGFKVEVLFSYSESVGCGGHVDLTATSRRTIKSPLIGNSVVYENYLDCHWAIKAPTDYFIKITFTSFHIAPCINVNQTALGNSKCDCDYVELKDGLNPNSLIIGTYCGHSYPPQLSSSSNTMTVRLSTDGEAVSSGFEALLTAHLSQCGNTFFTITSSLQTLKSPGYDTGVIPRGLHCTYVFDSNQEPYSTVHIRIQDLDLDPGTGSTCNNDRITISSHSQPRNMTASKDFIINESLDEFFSRTTFYFDSSLYPPKRFELCGRKKSVDYYVTGSIKINLQTSAETTSAYKGILISISYLGVCGRNYTELQGRIQSQSPADTATSEQNCFTLITVPENYTISLYFLSVSPVYWNDKVFLKFFDGKSTDTPLLTEISSEYREYVQVFSRGRYLLLQNHIRGTESIVYDLNYVATDKGRGCGGLLQNAAGRVTSPLYPDIYRKKSTCEWLLETPIGTRIKLHFTVFDLGRICDQNYLSLVDRNGNTISTYCSESPADYTSEDNYIKILFTTSRNNGGTGWVADFIAVT; from the coding sequence ATGACCAAATTACTTCATCTTGTTTATGTGTTATTTTCGTGTTTTATACTTTTGAATTGTGAAGTGTATAACGATAGACCTAAAATCAAAGTTTCGGACGGTGATCTCATATTTGAACCAGCATACgacaagaatatatatttaaaaccaaaTGGACCTAAGTCTACTATATTTTTTGGTGACTTAGACTATAAAAATCTAAGTAACGCTACGAGAGTTAGTCAAGATAATTTATCTTTCAATGATAATACGCAAACCATAGCGACCACATCTGATGTAATACTAAGGAGAATAGAAAGACTTGAATCTCTTACCGCTACCTTGACAACTAATTTTAATCTGAATATCACGCGGTTAACGCGACGAATTAATACTCTAAACACTAGAGTGATATCTTTACTTAACAACAGGAGGAAAAATGAATGTCTATCTCACCCTTGTGAAAATGGAGGAACTTGCTTAAACTTAGTCAATGGTTATCACTGTCTATGTCCTTCGAACTGGAAAGGAACCAACTGTGATGAAGATGTAAATGAATGTCGTAATTTTGCTGGAACTGATTTAGGTTGTCAAAATGGAGCGACGTGTATTAATACACCAGGTTCATATCAATGTATATGTAAACCAGGGTGGTACGGAATTGATTGTACGAGGACGGCTAAAAACTGTTCTCAAGGAGATTTTGAAATGTGTGGCCATGGAATATGTCTTCCCGTAGAATCGGGAGAGGGCATCAAATGTCTTTGCAATCAAGGCTGGACAACAAACGGAAATGATGTTGCTTGTTTGACAGACGTAAATGAATGCGAATCTGGTCAAGGGGTTAGGTGTTCAGTAAATCCACGAGTAGAATGCATTAATTTACCCGGCTCGTTCCGCTGCGGCGCGTGTCCGAGTGGCTATGAAGGCGATGGTTTTGCTTGTTACGATATTGATGAATGTTTAACTATACCAAATGGTGGATGCAGCACCAGCCCATTGGTTTCTTGTCACAACACTATCGGATCTCGCATATGTGGTAGTTGTCCAGCCGGCTATCAGGGTAACGGAGTAACTTGCTCTTGGAGAGGGTCATGTTCTTTTAACCGTGGCGGTTGTCATCCTTCCGCACAATGCATCGAAAGCTCAACACTTGGTGGAGTCACACAATGCGTGTGTCCATTTGGAATGGATGGTGATGGTATCGGTTTACATGGATGTTATATTTCAGCTGTAGATAACACCACTCAACGATGCGAAAATAATCCATGTGGAGCTCATGGTCATTGTCACCCGTTTCGTAAAGGCTACACGTGCATTTGCTACCAAGGTTTTAGTGGTGCTCACTGTGATGAAGAAATAAATTCGTGTACCAATAATCCATGCCATAATGGAGGCACATGTAGACTTGACGAAAGAGTGACAAGAGGATTCAAATGTGAGTGTACCGCTTTATATTCAGGTGACCTTTGTCAAGTTCATTCGCAACCTTGTGGTGGAGTTCTTGATTATGAAGAAGGTAGTATTATATATCCAATATCTAATACAACGTATAGCCATAACTCTAGATGTGCATGGGTTATTCACACATCTCCAGATAAAGTTATTAATGTCACATTTACTAAGTTTAATTTAGAATATCATTCAGATTGTCGTTATGATTTTGTGCAAATTCATGACGGTAGAAGTTCTGCTAGCCAATTAATTGGTAGATTTTGTGGCAATACTTTTCCGAAGGGAGGTAATATAATTTCAAGTCATAATAATCTTTACTTTTGGTTTAGATCAGATCAAACCGTTGCCAAAGAAGGTTTTGCTTTACATTGGACTAGTATAACACCTACCTGTGGTGGTGAGATAAATGCAACCACACACGGTCACATCCGATCGCCTGGTTCTCCAGGTAGCTATCCACCCAATCGCGATTGTTGTTGGCATTTATCAACATCCTTAGGAAAAAGAATACAATTGCATTTTTTTGAACTTGACATAGAAGAACATGCAAACTGCAGTTTTGATTTCTTAGCTATCTACGACGGTAGTCGAACAGAAGATCCACTCATTAGTCAATATTGTAATTCAAGTCAACCAGCGCCAGTTCAATCAGCTGGGTCTGATATGTTAATACATTTTCATTCCGACGGGTATGGCGATGGTAAAGGTTTTCAAATAACATATGCTCCTATTGAAGGAATTCCGGGATGTGGTGGCTTCTTTACTGCTGACAAGGGTGAAATTATTTCACCGTCATATAATGgtgcttatttaaataatctactttgtgaatataaaataaaaacaaatgtcgAAACGACAATTCGTATTGAATTTAAGTCTTTTAACTTGGAAAGATCTTTTAGATGCAgatatgattatttaaaaatttatgacgGTCCATCTTCTGAATCACCACTCGTTGGGAGATTTTGCGGAACTAATCATCCAAAAACGTATACATCGACTTCTAACAacctttttattgtatttaaaagtgaCCACAGTTCAGCGTCTGgaggttttaaaataacttatgaatcaatttgctttaaaactATTACAGGAGGTAGTGGAATCATCAAGACTCCGGGCTATCcattaagttataaaaaacatatagtCTGTGATTATATAATCAGCACTACACCAGGTAAAGCTATAGTTTTAACTTTTCAAGATTTTGATATAGAAGACAATAGATATTACAATTGTCAATATGATCATGTTGAGATAAGAGATGGCCCTTCTATAAATTCCACACAAATGGGCAGGTATTGTGGCGGTTCAGAGTTTACGCCACCAACACAAACATCTAGccataattatatgtacattaGATTTACATCCGATGTCAGTGTGACAGGTAGAGGTTTCTACGCTAATTACACtacaattaatacaaaatgtggAGGAATCCACAAAGAGAATACGGGAATTATTAACCATCCAAGTGAAACTACCACTCAATATTCTAATGATCAAACATGTACATGGATGTTAATTGCTCCGGAAGGAATGcatattaaattaacatggaATAGATTTGAGCTCGAAAATATGCCGTCATGTAATAGTGATTATGTACTCATTATTGAAATTGAtgaaaataatgacaataatactTTAGGTAAATATTGTGGTAGCACTTTGCCTCCTGCATTAACAACATCTTCAAATCGTCTTATGATAAAATTTGTATCCGATGTTAGTGTTCACCTAAATGGCTTTTCACtatcatatacatttttagatGAAAAAAGTCATTGTGGAGGTCTTTACGTAAAGACACAAGGATATCTATATTCCCCAGGGTGGCCTTACACTTACGACTTAAATCGTGATTGTACTTGGGTAATAACAGTACCATATGGTCAACAAATCATTCTTAACATAACAGATTTTGATTTAGAAAGACCGCTAAGAAATAATTGCGAGTTAGGTGATTATTTAACAATAAGGGACGGGTCTTCTGAAAATTCTGCTTTAATTGGTACATTTTGTGGATACTTTAAATCAAAACGTATCGTAACAACTGCTAATAGTGCTTTTATTCGATTTCATTCCGATTTTTATCTGCAAGGCAATGGATTCAAGATCGAATGGGATGGGACTTTAAGGGGATGTGGCGGAGTATTAAATAGTGCATACGGTTCAATATCGTCACCAAATTATCCTCAGGATTACAATGAAAATGCAGAGTGCTTTTATAGAATCGTTACAAGCAGTGgttccaaaattaaaataacatttgttgAATTAGATTTAGAACGAACCAACGATTGTACCGACGACTATGTGGAAATATTTGATGGACGTGATAGCAACGCTTTTAGTTTTGGTAAACACTGTTTTAAGTCGCCTAAATCAGAAATTATAGAAACTTCCAGTAATTTCGCTTTCATTAAATTTAGATCAGACATATTTATAGGTGGAAAAGGTTTTCTTCTTAATTATGTtacaatatgtaataataatataagtggAAGTTACGGTGTCATAGAAAGCCCAGGCTACCCGAACAGCTATCCATTAAATATGAACTGTCTTTGGACGATAAATGTTCCAaaaggtaataaaattaatgtaacatTTATAAAGTTCGATATTTTTGAATCTTTTGGCTCTTACCGCCCCTTTAGTCCATTTCGACCATGGCACTTAAACCGTCGTAACTGCGAAACAGCATATCTGCAATACAAAGAAACATCagataaattgttttctaaaaaattatgtggtacATCACTCCCGGAACCAATTAGTACTAAGAGTAATTCGTTACAAATACAATTTGCCTCAGGAAATTTTTATCCTCATAATGGTTTTCGTATGGAATGGGTCAGTTATGGCTGCGGCAGTCATATTCAAAAGCGTTTTGGAACTTTGTCGATGGAtcatgtattaaatatatcagACGACTTAGATTGTGAATGGATTATTGAAACACCCGTAGGAACAGCTGTTTCCATTACATTTTCGGATATTTACATGACAGAATCGAAAAACTGTTCTATCGATGCTATAGAAGTTTTCAATGGCCCGAATACAGCTTCTCCacttataacaaaaatttgtcATCGAGATAAAAGCACTACAACTGTACAAGCAAGTTCAAACTTTTTACTTGTTAGATTAATAAAACGATCGTCTTtacgaaatatatatttcgatTCACGTTTCAGTTCTTTAAGCGATGGGTGCGGAAATGAAATTAATGCTCCTTCTGGATTAATACAATCAAAGAATTACCCTAAAGATTATGAAAATAACTTGGATTGCATATGGTTGATATCGGTACCAAAAGGTCATAGAATAGacttaaattttataagttttgatTTATACTCAATACATGATAACGATTGTggtgattttattaaaatttacgataatattgataattttcaaTCAAATTATACGTTACTCCTTTGtcctaaaacaaataaaacacaatttttatcgGAGAATTCCTCTATTAAAGTACAATTTCAAACTAATGCCTATGGAAGTGCCAGAGGTTTTAAAGCTAATTTTACTATGACTTGTGGGGcagttataaaagtaaaatctgaTGGAATCATTTCTAATAGTCAATTTATAAACCATAACAACATGAATTGCACATGGGTAATACTCGCACCAGATCCGagtcaaaaagtaaaattaactaTTCAGCACATGTCATTGCCAAAAATGGCAGATGTTATAACTGATCGTAACTGCCCATCATCATATCTTAGAGTTCTGGATGGTAATGACGACAAATCGCCTTTAATTGATGAATTTTGTGGGCGGAAAGTCCCACCTACCATAATAAGTCGCGGGAGTGCGTTGACAATTATTTTAGGTTCGTATACAGAAAGTATTAAAGGGCAATTTGTTGCACATTATTCTGTATTAACTAATGCATGTGGTGGAAATCTGTCTTCAGAAGAAGGTTCTATTGCTTCACCAAATTATCCACTTTCTTATCCAAACAACGCTAATTGTGAATGGATATTAAGCACCTCACCCGGAAATAGAGTTTACATTACATTTGAAAAGTTTGACATAGATTATTCTGAAAACTGCAACGAAGACTATTTGGAAATAAGAGAAAATGATGGAGGGAAATTACTAGCAGTTTACTGTGGACAGGATATTCCTTTTAATACGACAACAGGAACAAAACTATACATAAAGTTTTACAGTAACGGTAGAGGTACAGGTCAAGGATTTCTTCTTCATTATGGGTTTTTACATGGAAATGAAATTACTGGTCTAAATAACGGAGAAATAGCGTCGCCACTATATCCTTTTCCATATGAAGGAGAAGGTGAATACAGCTGGAGAATTATTACTGACGTATCAACTATTATATCTATTAATGTAGATCATTTGCAAATTCATACACATAGTGATATCTGCAGTAGTAAATTAATTCTCATCGATGGTTATGATGACGAAGGTCCAATTTTACAAGAATTGTGTGGATTATTAAAGGAAGACAATAAAATTTTTCGAACAACTTCAAACGCTATTTATTTAAAGCTTATATTAGACGAGGAAAATTTTGGTTCACTATTTCATATTCAGTGGGCACAATCGAACAAGTTAGTGATAGATTCAAGCGATAAAATAAATTgtggattaaacaaaactaaagTAATATTACCTATTAATGATTTCGAATTTCATTCTCCAAATTACCCTAACGAATATAGTTTGAACTCAAACTGTATTTGGATATTAGAAGTAAATCCCGGTAGACATTTAAAACTTACTATTAAAGATGTGACTTTAGAGGAAACTCCGAACTGTTTTGCAGACTATATTTCAATTTTCTCTTCCGACCAAGGAGAGTGGAGGCCTATCATAGAAAATGCATGCCGTACGGaagatttgaataaaaaagtgtttACAAGCAGAACTGCAATTAAAGTCCAGTTTAAATCTGATTCAAGCATTGTGCGCAAGGGATTTTTGGCAAATGTAAGGTCAATTTGTGGTGGACTTTTACAAGAGAAATCAGGTGAAGTTGAAATCGGAAATTATGATTTCCATGACAGATTTGAATCCAAAATAAGATGCAATTGGACAATAAAAGTACGTCCAGGACGAACAatacaaatgaaatttataCACTTTAATATAACTAATGATAAAGAATGCTCTTCTTACGTTATTTTACGAAACGGTGAAAGTGCTGAATCTCCGTTTTTATCTAATGGAAAATATTGTGGATATTCTCATGAAAATAAAGATCAAATTATTTCGTCGAGCAATGTTGTATCTGTTAGTTATGTTGCTTTAAATCCTcttctacatttaaaaaataaatttcaatacttTAAACTATACTACGAAGAGAAGAATATTGAATGTGGATTAACATCTTCTTTAGACGCGGATCACACGTGGGAAATTATTAGTTCACCTAACTATCCCTCCGTTCCAAATCCGTACACAGAATGCATATGGATTTTTACTGGTCCTCCAGGAGAAATtttaagaattgattttttGGAACGATTTGATTTGGAAGTTTCTGAACAGTGCACACTTGAATCTGTTGAGATTAGGGATGGATCTTCACAATTAGCCCCACTAAAAGAAACTATTTGCAAAGAACTACCGGGTACAATTAAAACTAGTAGTAAttcaatgtttataaaatattcaacacAAATAGCAGAGCCTAGAAATGGATTTAAAGCTAATGTATCAATAGACGTATGTGGTGGTGCAATTATTGCAAAATCAGGGGAAGTATTGTCACCTGGCTACCCGCACTTGACTTATCTATCTCCTGGTACTTTATGCCAATGGCACATTATTTCATTACCTAAACATGTGATTCAGTTGAATTTCAGGGATCTACAACTTCCCGAATCTGAAAAACCATGTGATACAAAAATCACAATAGAAGAAACAATTGTTGCAAATAATACATTAGAATTaggaaaaataaaagaattttgtgaaaacacaatttatgataacacagttccaatcGAGACGCTtactaataaagtaataattaaattatatattggaAAACCTAGCCAATGGATACAAGTTTCAGAAAGTAGAGGATTCCGTTTTACATTTAATTCTTCAAGACCTTCGTGTGGTGGTCCAATAACAGTTTCAGAAGGATATTTAACAACCCCTGGTTATCCTTATGAAACCTCTTTACGCTATTGCCAGTGGACTATTACAGTTCCTGATATAACACGAAGAGTACAATTACAACTCTTGGACTATGATAACAGTTATGATATAGGTGTTTATAACGATATAACATTTATGTCTGCTATTGAAGGACAGCGCAGTGACAACAGTTCCTCTAGTAGCCCTACTATTTTCGAGTCTACGGGCAATAAAttgtctttttatatttttagaaacaaGAACAAATTAACATTTCGGTTTAAAGCGAAGTATACTTCAGATAACCCAGCATTATGCGGTGGAAAATTACGAGATGTTCAAGGAGAACTTCAGTCACCTAATTTGGATCAAGCTTACGTTTGCGAATGGAACTATGACGGTGCATCCACATCTGTTGAcgctaatatatataaaactttatctGTAAACGTAACAGTTAACTCGTCAGCGCAAAATATTTGTCGATACAGAGATTCAAAACTTATCATAAATTCAAATGTTGTTAAAGGAGGACCTTTATTTGCTAGGAATATATGTGGAATTAATACTAACGTGTTATTGAATTTACCAGAAgcaaatatgaatattaaagcTTTGCAATATAAGCGTAGTCGCATAATATTTGACTTACATTGGAAATTAAATCCATGTGGAGGTGTGATACACGCTGGGCCAGATTCAGTCAACATACTTAAAGTACCTAATTCTCATAACATTACGATTGATTGTGCGTGGTTAATTGTAACACTTATTGGAGTCAGAATCGAATTAAAACTAGAAggacattttaatttagtttgttCTGATGAATTTTTGCAAATAAATCAAGGAATAACTCAAAATTCTTTGAAAATAGGTGATTATTGTAAAACCAAAATTCAGGAACAAGCTCTTTCGACATCATTcagatatacatatgtacaataTCATTCAGAACCTCAAagtaatactaatataaaactAATGGTTAAAACTGTTAGTACTCAATGTGGAGGACATCTAACAGAATATGAAAGGGTATTTACATCACCAAACTATCCTCGAAATTACCCAGATAATCAAGAATGTGTATGGGAAATCTACGCAGGAATTGGATATAGAATATCTCTCCTATTTGAAGGAAGATTTTCCATAGAAGACAAAACTAATTGCACGAAAGACTCACTCATCATTTTTGACTggatagaaaataaatatcaagaGATTGCACGAGTATGTGGCCGCCGAACTCCAACTTCGTTTAATTCTACATCAAATAGAATGAAGATAATTTTCCGCACAGACGAGTCTATTAATTTGGACGGATTCAAAGCGAGATGGGTGCCTATATGTGGTGGAACACTAATAGCAAAGAGTGAAGAACAGTTTTTATATAGTCCTGGATATACAAACGGATATTATCCATCTTTAAATTGTGAATACATAATTCAAAGTACTTCTAATAGAATTCAAGTTAAGTTCTTAGATTTCGAACTTGAAGGATCGTATCCTGACTGCGAATATGACAACTTAACAGTTATTACACAAAGTGACTATAATTACTTTTATGGGCTTTATTGTGGAAAAGAATTACCACCGCCAGTAAATGGTAACGATAAAGTGGAAATTACTTTTAAGACTGATCTTTACGGCCAAAGAAAAGGTTTTAAATTGTCTTACTCACTTTATTCCTGTGGGGGATTAGTAAAACAGCCTACAATTATAACACTGAGCAACTCAAATACTTATATTGAAAATACAAATTGTACATGGTCAATAGAAGgtcctttaaataaaattgtaatacttaAATTCTTTTTCATAGATATAGAGAGTAGCTATGAATGTTTAAACGATAACGTAGCAGTTTATGATGGGTCAAAGAGAGATTTAAACAATAGATTGGCACTAATGTGTGGTCACGTTAATACTACTACTGTTATAAAAAgtacaaacaacacagttatatTACAATTCATTTCTGACAGTAATATGAATTACAGAGGATTTAAAGTAGAAGTACTTTTTAGTTATTCAGAATCTGTAGGGTGTGGTGGACACGTTGATCTAACAGCTACATCTAGAAGGACCATTAAGTCTCCTCTTATTGGAAATAGTGTTGTGTATGAAAACTATTTAGACTGTCACTGGGCAATAAAAGCACCAACTGATTACTTTatcaaaattacttttacttCCTTTCATATAGCCCCTTGCATAAACGTAAATCAAACAGCATTGGGTAACAGTAAGTGTGACTGCGATTATGTAGAACTGAAAGATGGCTTAAATCCAAACAGTTTAATTATTGGTACATACTGTGGGCACTCATACCCGCCTCAATTATCATCCTCAAGTAATACAATGACTGTTAGACTTTCTACCGACGGAGAGGCAGTGAGCTCTGGCTTTGAAGCACTTTTAACAGCTCACCTTTCTCAATGTGGTAATACCTTTTTCACCATTACGAGCTCTTTGCAAACATTAAAATCACCAGGTTACGATACCGGGGTAATTCCTCGAGGATTGCATTGCACCTACGTTTTCGATTCAAACCAAGAGCCATATTCCACAGTACATATAAGAATACAAGACTTAGATTTAGATCCGGGTACAGGAAGTACATGCAATAACGATAGAATTACTATAAGTAGTCATTCACAGCCAAGAAATATGACTGCAAGTAAAGATTTCATAATAAATGAATCGTTAGATGAGTTCTTCTCTCGCACAACATTCTACTTTGACTCATCATTATACCCACCAAAACGTTTTGAATTATGTGGGAGAAAAAAATCTGTCGACTATTATGTAACGGGAagcatcaaaataaatttacaaacttCAGCAGAAACTACATCTGCCTATAAAGGAATACTCATTTCAATATCATATCTAGGTGTATGCGGAAGAAATTACACCGAATTACAAGGAAGAATACAATCACAAAGCCCAGCAGATACTGCTACAAGTGAACAAAATTGTTTCACACTGATAACCGTACCAGAAAATTATactatatcattatattttctttcagTATCGCCGGTTTACTGGAATGACAaggtatttttaaagttttttgatGGTAAATCAACAGACACGCCCCTACTAACTGAAATATCAAGTGAATACCGGGAATATGTTCAAGTATTTTCGAGAGGTCgatatttacttttacaaaatcaTATTAGGGGAACTGAATCAATTgtttatgatttaaattatgttGCAACCGATAAAGGCAGAGGATGTGGAGGATTACTTCAAAACGCAGCAGGAAGAGTTACAAGTCCTCTTTATCCCGATATTTATAGGAAAAAATCAACGTGTGAATGGTTACTTGAAACGCCAATAGGGACACGTATAAAGTTACATTTTACGGTATTCGATCTAGGCCGCATTTGCGATCAAAACTATCTTAGTCTTGTCGATAGAAATGGTAATACCATATCTACGTATTGCTCTGAATCGCCGGCAGACTATACAAGTGaagataattatatcaaaattttatttactacttcAAGAAATAACGGTGGAACAGGTTGGGTGGCAGATTTTATAGCAGTAACATAA